The following proteins are encoded in a genomic region of Reichenbachiella sp.:
- a CDS encoding JAB domain-containing protein: MFKVAEIELIYRSKVKAKERVEVSSSSAAYQVFNSYWDHNKIEFQEEFKILLLNRRNQALGIYDISKGGVAGTVVDVKMIFSAALRAHASHIIMCHNHPSGNLNPSQQDINLTKKVYQAGQLMDIGLLDHLIITNEGYTSFADGGYI; the protein is encoded by the coding sequence ATGTTTAAAGTTGCAGAAATCGAATTGATCTACCGCTCAAAGGTTAAAGCCAAAGAAAGGGTAGAGGTTAGTTCCTCATCGGCAGCCTACCAAGTATTCAATTCCTATTGGGATCATAATAAAATCGAGTTTCAGGAAGAATTCAAGATTCTACTTCTTAATCGTAGAAATCAAGCACTTGGGATATATGATATTTCGAAAGGTGGTGTAGCAGGTACAGTAGTAGATGTCAAAATGATTTTTTCTGCTGCCTTAAGGGCTCATGCTTCCCATATCATTATGTGTCACAATCATCCATCGGGAAACCTCAACCCAAGTCAACAGGATATTAATTTAACCAAGAAAGTCTATCAGGCAGGTCAATTGATGGATATAGGCCTATTGGACCATCTGATCATTACCAATGAAGGATATACTTCGTTTGCTGATGGTGGCTATATTTAG
- a CDS encoding recombinase family protein has translation MQYISYLRVSTENQSRSGLGLDAQKSMIRSFINKDDIILKEYIETESGKNNNRPMLNQAIADSKHYNATLLIAKLDRLSRNAAFIFKLRDSEVNFRAVDMPDANSLTVGIMAVLAQHERELIGDRTRKAMQIKKQRGDRMGNPQNLSEYTIQRGFEVRKHNALNHPANKQAMEMIYALRGSDLTYQQIADKLNIMGMKTRNEKSFVASTVRRLYKVKQKLESQTI, from the coding sequence ATGCAATACATAAGTTATCTACGAGTATCAACTGAGAACCAGAGTCGGTCTGGTCTAGGATTAGATGCTCAAAAATCTATGATTCGCTCCTTTATTAATAAAGACGATATCATCCTCAAAGAATACATTGAAACCGAAAGTGGCAAGAACAACAATAGACCCATGCTCAATCAAGCGATTGCTGATTCAAAGCATTATAATGCCACCTTATTAATTGCCAAACTAGATCGCTTATCCAGAAACGCTGCATTCATTTTTAAACTCCGTGATTCCGAGGTTAATTTCCGAGCAGTTGATATGCCCGATGCAAATTCTCTTACTGTAGGGATTATGGCTGTCCTTGCTCAACATGAACGTGAGCTGATCGGGGATAGAACCCGTAAAGCCATGCAAATCAAAAAACAAAGAGGAGATCGAATGGGGAATCCGCAAAACCTTTCAGAGTATACTATTCAAAGAGGGTTTGAAGTAAGAAAACATAATGCCTTAAATCACCCTGCCAACAAACAGGCTATGGAGATGATCTATGCTTTAAGAGGGTCAGACCTAACCTATCAACAAATTGCTGATAAACTCAACATCATGGGAATGAAAACTAGAAATGAGAAATCCTTCGTAGCATCCACTGTTCGTAGGTTATACAAAGTCAAACAAAAGTTGGAATCACAGACTATCTAA
- the infB gene encoding translation initiation factor IF-2 produces MAEGKMIRLNQAARKLNVGIDTVVEFLSEKGHEIERSPNTKLTPDQYAILAKEYADSAHEKEEASSLSIGSKSGDNVVIKAESTPEPVEPVKEEEILITDNTAADAPVAEEKPEETEKADESSVDSPKLQGIKVVGKIDLGDKKKKEEPKKEEPKKEEAPKVEEKTPEPEAKKEEPKKEEAPKEEPKKEEVKKEEAPKAEEKAPAVEAPKVEEKPAAAPENKTIEAKADSLRGLKVLGKIELPKTPSKGDKGKPVASSDTSGDKKRPRKRISTSKKDAGGGGQRGDKRGGGRFEKGKKKVVKEELTDKEIQDKIKATLAKLSGGKTSSNVSRSKYRKEKRSAVADAEEERLMQEQEESKTLKVTEFVSANDLASLMDVSVNDIISTCMSLGMFVSINQRLDAESITIIADEFGYSVDFTTQDDEVDVVEETDAEETLEDRAPIVTIMGHVDHGKTSLLDYIRDSKVTDDEAGGITQHIGAYDVMTESGKKIAFLDTPGHEAFTAMRARGAKITDIVIIVVAADDDVMPQTKEAINHAQVAGVPIIIAINKIDKPSANPDKIKEALSANNILVEDWGGKYQCQEISAKTGQGVEDLLEKVLLEAEVLELKANPNKKAVGSIIEATLDKGRGYVTTMMVQSGTLEIGDVVLAGSYFGKVKAMFDHKGAKLTKVGPSTPLQMLGLDGAAQAGDKFNVMESDREAREIATKREQIQREQSIRTKKHITLDEIGRRLAIGSFKELNVIVKGDVDGSVEALSDSLLKLSTKEVQVNIIHKGVGQISESDVLLASASDAIIIGFQVRPSGGAKKIAETEEVEIRLYSIIYDAINEVKDAMEGLLAPTVEEVITGNIEVREVFKISKVGTVAGCYVTDGYVKRANSIRLIRDGIVTYEGEIGQLKRFKDDVAEVKHSYECGISIKGFNDIKVGDVIEGFEQREIKRSL; encoded by the coding sequence ATGGCTGAAGGTAAAATGATAAGACTCAATCAGGCAGCAAGAAAGCTCAACGTCGGGATAGACACCGTCGTGGAATTCTTGTCTGAAAAGGGGCATGAAATAGAGCGAAGCCCCAACACCAAGCTTACCCCGGATCAATATGCAATTCTTGCAAAAGAATATGCTGATTCCGCACATGAAAAAGAAGAGGCTAGTAGCCTTTCCATTGGTTCCAAATCTGGAGACAATGTAGTAATCAAGGCGGAATCAACTCCTGAGCCGGTAGAGCCAGTTAAAGAAGAAGAAATTCTAATTACCGACAATACTGCCGCAGACGCTCCTGTTGCAGAAGAGAAGCCGGAAGAGACTGAAAAAGCAGACGAGTCATCTGTAGACAGTCCTAAATTGCAAGGCATCAAGGTAGTAGGCAAAATTGATCTTGGAGACAAGAAGAAAAAAGAAGAGCCTAAGAAGGAAGAGCCTAAAAAAGAGGAAGCTCCTAAAGTAGAAGAAAAGACTCCAGAGCCTGAAGCTAAAAAAGAGGAACCTAAAAAGGAAGAGGCTCCAAAAGAAGAACCGAAAAAAGAGGAGGTTAAAAAAGAAGAAGCTCCAAAAGCAGAGGAAAAAGCTCCAGCGGTTGAAGCTCCAAAAGTAGAAGAAAAACCTGCTGCTGCACCAGAGAATAAAACTATCGAGGCCAAAGCGGATTCACTCCGAGGACTGAAAGTATTAGGTAAAATTGAATTGCCAAAAACGCCTTCTAAAGGAGATAAAGGCAAGCCTGTAGCTTCTTCTGATACTTCAGGAGATAAGAAACGACCAAGAAAACGTATCAGCACGTCGAAAAAAGATGCTGGTGGCGGTGGCCAAAGAGGCGACAAGCGTGGCGGTGGACGTTTCGAAAAAGGCAAAAAGAAAGTCGTCAAGGAAGAATTGACTGACAAGGAAATTCAAGATAAGATCAAAGCAACACTTGCCAAGTTAAGCGGTGGAAAAACCAGCTCAAACGTAAGTAGATCAAAATATAGAAAAGAGAAAAGGTCAGCTGTAGCAGACGCCGAGGAAGAAAGGCTAATGCAGGAGCAGGAAGAATCTAAGACGCTAAAAGTGACTGAATTCGTATCTGCCAATGACCTGGCTAGTTTGATGGACGTATCCGTCAATGATATTATCTCTACATGCATGTCATTAGGCATGTTCGTTTCTATCAACCAACGTCTGGACGCTGAATCTATCACGATCATCGCTGATGAATTTGGTTATAGTGTGGACTTCACTACTCAGGATGATGAAGTAGATGTAGTTGAAGAAACTGATGCTGAAGAAACTCTTGAGGACAGAGCTCCGATCGTAACTATTATGGGTCACGTCGATCACGGTAAGACTTCCTTGCTGGATTACATTAGAGATTCTAAAGTTACAGATGACGAAGCAGGGGGAATCACCCAGCACATCGGTGCTTACGATGTGATGACTGAGTCAGGAAAGAAAATTGCTTTCTTAGATACACCAGGTCACGAAGCCTTTACGGCGATGAGAGCCAGAGGCGCAAAAATCACAGATATTGTAATTATCGTGGTTGCGGCCGACGATGATGTAATGCCACAAACTAAAGAGGCGATCAATCACGCACAAGTAGCCGGTGTACCGATCATCATTGCGATTAACAAAATCGACAAGCCAAGTGCTAACCCTGACAAGATCAAGGAAGCACTATCAGCAAACAATATATTAGTTGAAGACTGGGGTGGTAAATACCAGTGCCAGGAGATTTCAGCGAAGACTGGACAAGGCGTAGAAGACTTACTAGAAAAGGTATTGCTTGAAGCTGAAGTATTAGAGCTAAAAGCTAATCCTAACAAAAAGGCAGTCGGCTCTATCATAGAAGCTACTTTGGACAAAGGACGTGGATATGTGACCACTATGATGGTACAGTCTGGAACTTTAGAAATTGGCGATGTGGTATTAGCAGGATCTTACTTTGGTAAGGTAAAAGCCATGTTCGATCATAAAGGTGCCAAACTGACGAAAGTTGGCCCGTCTACTCCACTACAAATGTTGGGGCTTGATGGTGCAGCTCAGGCTGGTGACAAGTTCAATGTGATGGAATCTGACCGAGAAGCAAGAGAGATTGCTACTAAGCGTGAGCAGATTCAGAGAGAGCAGAGCATTAGAACGAAGAAACATATTACTTTGGATGAAATCGGTCGTCGTTTGGCCATCGGATCATTTAAGGAATTAAACGTGATTGTAAAAGGTGATGTGGATGGTTCTGTAGAAGCACTGTCTGATTCATTGCTGAAACTTTCTACCAAGGAAGTTCAGGTGAATATCATTCACAAAGGGGTAGGTCAGATTTCTGAATCGGATGTGCTATTAGCATCTGCATCAGATGCGATTATCATCGGTTTCCAGGTAAGACCTTCTGGAGGTGCTAAGAAGATTGCTGAGACAGAAGAAGTTGAAATCAGACTGTACTCAATTATCTACGATGCAATCAACGAGGTGAAAGACGCTATGGAAGGCCTATTGGCTCCTACTGTTGAAGAAGTCATCACGGGTAACATCGAAGTACGTGAAGTATTTAAGATTTCTAAAGTCGGTACGGTTGCCGGTTGTTATGTAACTGACGGTTATGTAAAACGTGCCAACAGCATCCGTTTGATTAGAGATGGTATTGTGACTTACGAAGGTGAGATCGGACAATTGAAGCGATTCAAAGACGATGTAGCCGAGGTGAAACACAGCTACGAATGTGGTATCTCTATCAAAGGCTTCAACGACATCAAAGTAGGTGATGTGATCGAAGGATTCGAGCAGAGAGAAATCAAACGTTCGCTATAA
- a CDS encoding site-specific integrase, protein MIEQFHLNGKVTITFNEFVDYELKNSTLSSGTIRQQKVFYNKLNEFSPNTVFTQLDYDFCCRFEKFLVDKKLHQNSIAKEFKNFKKFVNLAVAKDYMEVGKNPFLKYKVKSVPSKKIHLTSEELNRIEELEFSDWELENARDIYLFGAYTGLRYGDISSLKKKDIVKLEDGSWNLDIRMRKTSNLLLLPLHKLFNGRPKELIQKHSELHIHSEKCFKCFSNEHQNRLLKLIAKMAEIDKRLAFHSSRHSFGTNLLNYGLSLEIVKGLMGHSRIQQTQEYARLLNTTVVRELERIW, encoded by the coding sequence ATGATTGAACAATTCCATCTGAATGGTAAAGTCACCATAACCTTTAATGAATTTGTTGATTATGAGTTGAAGAATAGTACCTTAAGTAGCGGTACAATAAGACAACAAAAGGTCTTCTACAATAAACTAAATGAGTTCAGTCCCAATACAGTTTTTACTCAACTTGATTATGACTTCTGTTGTCGTTTTGAAAAGTTTTTAGTCGACAAGAAACTGCACCAAAACAGTATCGCCAAGGAATTCAAAAACTTCAAGAAATTTGTAAACCTAGCTGTAGCAAAGGACTATATGGAAGTAGGTAAAAATCCCTTCTTGAAATATAAAGTCAAATCTGTTCCGTCAAAAAAGATACATCTAACTTCTGAAGAACTCAATCGAATTGAAGAACTAGAGTTTTCAGATTGGGAACTTGAAAATGCAAGAGACATCTATTTGTTTGGAGCCTATACCGGATTAAGATATGGCGATATAAGCTCACTAAAGAAAAAGGATATTGTTAAACTAGAAGATGGTAGTTGGAACCTTGATATCAGAATGAGAAAAACATCCAACTTATTATTACTACCACTCCATAAGCTTTTTAATGGCAGACCAAAAGAGTTAATTCAAAAGCATAGTGAATTACATATACATTCTGAAAAGTGCTTCAAATGCTTTTCTAACGAGCATCAAAATAGACTTCTAAAACTAATTGCTAAGATGGCAGAAATTGATAAACGATTAGCTTTTCATTCTAGCCGTCATTCTTTTGGAACAAATCTTTTAAATTATGGTCTGTCATTAGAAATTGTAAAAGGCCTGATGGGCCATTCTCGAATTCAACAAACCCAAGAATATGCAAGACTATTAAATACAACAGTTGTTAGAGAATTAGAAAGAATATGGTAA
- the rimP gene encoding ribosome maturation factor RimP: MTESIVDQVQTVVENILSEQEDLFLVDIIKKGNDRSGKLIVLLDGDQGITIEKCSEVSRAVSHFIDEEIELSEPLTLEVSSAGLDHPLKLNRQYVKNIGKNVKVTLNDKSIVEGQLKKVEDTSIELEIVIDKKKKTTETKVINTEDINKTIVLVSFK, from the coding sequence GTGACTGAAAGCATCGTAGATCAAGTACAAACTGTTGTTGAAAATATCCTCTCTGAGCAGGAAGACCTGTTTCTAGTAGATATTATCAAAAAAGGCAATGACCGTAGTGGTAAGTTGATTGTGTTGCTAGATGGAGATCAGGGAATTACTATAGAAAAATGTAGTGAGGTGAGTAGAGCAGTTTCTCATTTTATCGATGAGGAAATTGAGCTTAGCGAGCCTTTGACATTAGAAGTCTCTTCAGCGGGATTGGATCATCCGCTCAAACTGAATAGACAGTATGTCAAAAACATTGGCAAAAATGTAAAGGTGACCTTGAATGACAAATCCATTGTGGAGGGTCAGTTGAAGAAAGTGGAAGACACTTCTATCGAACTAGAAATAGTGATTGATAAAAAGAAGAAAACTACTGAAACCAAAGTCATCAATACTGAGGATATAAATAAAACTATTGTTCTAGTTTCATTCAAATAA
- a CDS encoding VapE domain-containing protein: MKKKEKQKSLPQQAKASNQKQSKKEKVFSGRDSLEFLAANRILNYMGNNNVSIATNFEQQDLLAKALKSEFGGDLGRSLLHRFLAYESIYNLEATDRSYNLADDGFPKGVGMGCVIQMAEEVNFRFASFTREQKTRLADMKARYILEANSVFVRLNLFNNCREIKWSSDKWRRIEDKDLCVIYIRLLSKMYNKADCDDWLTVLALENQIDPVKAYLESLEPINGEEHISQLANTIESAEPHTTHTLLRRWLIGLVASLLEVNQANENVLVFVGKQGLGKTQWAKRLLPNELQQYFATKNLTPGNKDDELMLGEFVLILMDELSSILTRKASNEAFKEMLSLDKVTHRKPYAREVSSHVRKASIIGTSNESEFLKDETGNRRFFPIYAIKIDYQHQVDVSKVFAELYQLYKQGERGHLLPHERKMLDSHNRNFEATNPYTEYIMKFCRESETEFLTCVELINLINATTKSSPQDTGKELIPPQYAAQVGRILKSMGFKQRSRSILGKTKRLYGIEFNKDGFEDFFEKPKVVSPLFDEMSEEEKKAKGYSTQEEINEVIEEMSKAKDQNKDKE; the protein is encoded by the coding sequence ATGAAAAAGAAAGAAAAGCAAAAGTCATTACCACAGCAGGCTAAAGCATCCAATCAAAAGCAATCAAAGAAAGAAAAGGTCTTTTCCGGGCGAGATTCATTGGAGTTTCTAGCGGCCAATAGGATATTGAATTACATGGGTAATAATAATGTATCGATCGCTACCAATTTTGAACAGCAAGATTTACTGGCCAAAGCATTAAAATCCGAATTCGGAGGAGACCTAGGCAGATCACTCCTACATCGTTTTTTGGCTTATGAATCCATTTACAATCTTGAAGCGACAGACAGGTCTTATAATTTGGCTGATGATGGATTCCCTAAAGGAGTAGGTATGGGATGTGTCATACAAATGGCAGAAGAGGTCAATTTCCGATTTGCCAGCTTTACCCGAGAACAAAAAACAAGATTGGCAGACATGAAGGCTAGGTATATCCTGGAAGCAAATAGCGTATTTGTCAGATTGAACCTTTTTAATAATTGTAGGGAAATCAAATGGTCATCAGACAAATGGAGAAGGATAGAAGATAAGGATTTATGTGTGATTTATATTCGACTGTTAAGCAAAATGTACAATAAAGCTGATTGTGACGATTGGTTGACTGTTTTGGCATTGGAAAATCAAATCGATCCAGTAAAAGCTTATCTTGAAAGCCTTGAGCCAATAAACGGAGAAGAACATATCAGTCAACTGGCAAATACCATTGAGTCAGCAGAGCCGCATACAACACACACGTTGCTTCGCAGGTGGTTGATTGGTTTAGTTGCTTCCCTTCTGGAAGTCAACCAAGCCAATGAAAATGTCTTGGTGTTTGTAGGCAAACAAGGATTAGGGAAAACACAATGGGCGAAAAGATTATTGCCCAATGAACTGCAGCAATATTTTGCTACTAAGAACCTAACGCCAGGCAACAAGGATGACGAGCTCATGTTAGGTGAATTTGTATTGATCCTAATGGATGAGCTCAGTTCAATTCTAACGAGAAAAGCTTCCAATGAAGCCTTTAAAGAAATGCTAAGTTTGGACAAAGTGACCCATAGAAAACCATATGCCAGAGAAGTGTCCAGTCATGTGAGGAAAGCCAGCATTATTGGCACATCAAACGAATCAGAGTTTTTGAAAGATGAAACAGGTAACAGGAGGTTTTTTCCCATTTATGCTATTAAAATAGACTATCAACACCAAGTCGATGTCTCGAAGGTATTTGCCGAACTGTATCAACTGTACAAACAAGGAGAACGAGGACATTTACTGCCACACGAAAGGAAAATGTTGGATAGTCACAATCGTAATTTCGAAGCCACCAATCCATATACCGAATACATCATGAAATTCTGTAGAGAATCGGAAACAGAGTTTTTGACCTGTGTAGAGCTGATCAACTTGATCAATGCAACCACTAAAAGCAGTCCACAGGATACAGGAAAAGAACTGATCCCACCACAATATGCCGCTCAAGTGGGAAGGATTCTAAAAAGCATGGGTTTCAAACAAAGATCAAGAAGCATTCTAGGCAAAACCAAACGGCTTTACGGTATAGAGTTCAACAAAGATGGGTTCGAAGATTTTTTCGAAAAGCCTAAAGTGGTCAGTCCGTTATTCGATGAAATGAGTGAAGAAGAAAAGAAAGCAAAAGGATATTCAACACAGGAAGAGATAAATGAGGTAATAGAGGAGATGTCCAAAGCTAAAGATCAGAATAAAGATAAAGAATGA
- the nusA gene encoding transcription termination factor NusA, with amino-acid sequence MDSSVLIESFSDFAKSKNVDRPTMIRILEDVFKTMIRKKFEYDDNFDIIINADKGDLEIWRFREIVDDNSEDIWDHDKISLTDARKIEPDFEIGEEVAEEVKLIDFGRRMVMTARQTLIQKIKDLEKDILFQKYKDLVGEIINGEVYQTLSREVLLIDGEGNELTIPKSEQISKDRYRKGDSVRAIVDRVEIVNGNPRIILSRISPTFLERLFESEVPEVYDGLITIKKVVREPGERAKVAVESYDDRIDPVGACVGMKGSRIHSIVRELQNENIDVINFTDNMDLYITRALSPAKITSIKIEEENKRVSVYLKPDQVSLAIGKGGQNIKLASRLVDMEIDVFRELDGLEEEDVALAEFTDEIEDWVIDELRKIGLDTAKSVLSLSTEELLRRTDLEEETINNVLGVLKQEFEQ; translated from the coding sequence ATGGATAGTTCTGTATTAATTGAGTCGTTTTCGGATTTTGCAAAAAGCAAAAATGTAGACCGTCCTACCATGATTAGAATACTCGAAGATGTATTCAAAACCATGATCCGAAAGAAGTTTGAGTATGATGACAATTTTGACATCATTATCAATGCTGACAAAGGTGACCTTGAAATCTGGAGGTTTAGAGAAATCGTTGATGACAACTCAGAAGACATCTGGGATCATGACAAAATTAGTTTGACAGATGCTAGAAAGATTGAGCCTGATTTCGAAATTGGTGAAGAAGTAGCTGAAGAAGTAAAACTGATTGATTTCGGTAGAAGAATGGTGATGACAGCCCGTCAGACCCTGATTCAGAAAATCAAGGATCTAGAAAAAGACATTCTATTTCAAAAATATAAGGATCTAGTTGGTGAAATCATCAACGGTGAGGTATACCAAACTTTGAGTAGAGAAGTATTGTTGATCGACGGCGAGGGTAATGAATTGACCATTCCTAAGTCAGAGCAAATCAGCAAAGACAGATATAGAAAAGGTGATTCTGTAAGAGCTATTGTAGATCGCGTGGAGATCGTAAATGGCAACCCTAGAATTATCTTGTCAAGAATCTCTCCTACTTTCCTTGAAAGACTTTTCGAAAGCGAAGTACCTGAAGTTTATGACGGTTTGATTACGATCAAAAAAGTAGTTCGTGAACCAGGAGAAAGAGCGAAAGTAGCTGTTGAATCTTACGACGACAGAATTGATCCAGTAGGTGCCTGTGTAGGTATGAAAGGGTCAAGAATTCACAGTATTGTACGTGAATTGCAAAATGAAAACATTGATGTGATTAACTTCACTGACAATATGGACTTGTATATCACCAGAGCATTGAGCCCTGCAAAAATTACAAGTATCAAAATAGAAGAAGAAAACAAAAGAGTTTCTGTTTACTTGAAGCCAGACCAAGTTTCCTTGGCGATCGGTAAAGGTGGACAAAACATCAAATTGGCGAGCAGGCTGGTAGACATGGAGATTGATGTCTTCAGAGAGCTAGACGGACTGGAAGAGGAGGATGTAGCATTAGCAGAATTTACCGACGAAATCGAAGATTGGGTAATCGACGAGTTGAGAAAAATCGGTTTGGATACTGCAAAGAGTGTCTTGTCACTATCTACTGAAGAATTGCTTAGAAGAACCGATTTGGAAGAAGAGACCATCAACAATGTGTTGGGTGTCTTAAAACAAGAATTTGAACAATAA